AAAAGCTGCACCATGCGCCGATGGCTGCATCAACGGGCCGCATCGCAGCAATGCGACAGCGGGATTAAGGTCTGGTTAGGACCGGAAGCGGCGGGCTACGAGGATGGCGTATTTTGTTGAATAACTCTTTCTTGATCGAGAGCTGAACTACTGATTCAATTCCTGTAATTGAGGGGAGGATTGGCGATGATGGGACCGCGGCAGGAAGCTCAGCCGGCACTCTTCTACGAGTTTTCACTCAAGGATCACATTCCCACGGATCACCTGCTTCGATCCATCGACCGGTTCGTCGAGCTGAGCAGCATCCGTGCCCACCTTGCTGATTTCTACAGTCACACGGGCCGCCCGTCGGTCGATCCGGAACTGCTGATCCGGATGCTGCTGGTTGGCTATTGCTTTGGCATCCGGTCCGAGCGGCGCCTTTGCGAGGAGGTCCATCTAAACTTGGCATATCGCTGGTTCTGTCGCCTTGATCTGAGCGACAGGATCCCGATCCACTCCACCTTCTCCAAGAACCGCCATGACCGGTTCCGTGACAGCGAACTGCTGCGCCATCTGTTCGAGACGACCGTCGCGCGGTGCATCGCAGAGGGCCTGGTCAGCGGCCAACGCATGGCAATAGATGCCAGTCTCATAGAAGCAGATGCGAACAAGCAGAACTCGACACCGAAGGAGGACTGAGACGCGAGGCATATCAATCCGGTCGATGCGCCCCGCGCGGTTCGAGAGTATCGACACGCTGGATGAGCGCCGCTTTCGGCGCAGCCAGAGAGGTCACGCCCAAGTTCACGTCGCATTCCGACCCAGCCAGCCAGTACCTCTCGTGACCTTACTGCGCAAGGCACTGCCGGCAATAGACCGCGGCGCGCAAAGGACCGGCATTCTTCAGCTATTCCGACAACTACCTGATCGATACGGATCACGACGTGATCGTCGATGTCGAGGCGACAAGATCAATCCGGCAAGCAGAGGTCGGCTCGACCAAAACCATGCTGGGTCGGGTGAGGGCCAGGTTCGACCTGCATCCCGAACGCCTGATCGCAGACACTGCTTATGGATCAGGGCCGATGTTGGGATGGCTGGTTGATCGTAACATCAAACCCTACATTCCAGTGCTGGATAAAGCTGGACGGACTGACGGCACTTGGTCTCGCGGCGACTTTGAATGGGACCCTGAGAACAACCAATACATCTGCCCGGAAGGCCAGCCGCTCAAGCAATTCCGCCGCAACTACTCAGATCCAAACCATGGTCCCACCGGCAAAGGCGTCGCCAAGTATCAGGCTTTGAAACACACCCGTCAGGCCTGCCCATCGAAGATGAAGTGCTGTCCGAAAGCCGATACACGCAAGATCACCCGCGAAGAACATGAAGATGCCCGGCAGGTCCCCCGTGATATTGCCAAGACCAAGCAGTATGCGATCTCGATGCGGTTGCGAAAGAAAGTCGAGATGCTCTTCGCGCACCTCAAACGCATCCTTGGCTTGGGGCGGCTCCGATTACGTGGTCCATGGGGCGCAAACGATGAATTCCTGCTCGCCGCAACCGCCCAAAACCTCCGGAAACTGGCTAAGTTCTTTCCTGCGCCGCAGCAAACGCGCAAAGCCTGATAGGAAAGGCGCACGCGCCGGATTTGGAACAGCTATTTCTGCGTTTGCAAACGTTAGTTTTTCCACAGAATCGGCGGGCGACGGTCATTCGCTGCAAGAGCGAGATCCATATAGATAAATGACGAAAGCGAGCATTTGTGAGACTTCCCACCATGGATGTCTTTTGATGAGAAGTTGGCTCTCGAAAGACCATTTATTCGAAGCGAACTGTCCATTGTCAGCGAACAATCGCCAACAGCCTTTTTTGCGCTGCAGGTTTGCCGTTTTATGTTTTCGCCGCCACCAAAATGCCATGTTTGGAGGGCAAAACGCAGTGGTATTCTATAGAGCCCCCGCGGCGCAAAGAATTTGCGTTCAGACGGAGGTCAGCGCCGGTTGCTAAGGCGGAAAGTAAAAAAGGAACGCAGAATGCGTAGTTTGCAAAAGAAGCCTTTGCCACGTGCTTTTTTCTGGATTGCGACAACTCTTATCGTCTCGGTGCTCTGCGCTGCGCTGTTTGTAGCTTATACTGTTACGCAGCGCAGTAACTTAGCGCAGCAACAGTTGCGGCATGACATCGTTTTGCGCGGTGCAGACGCGATGGGTTTGAGCTTCAATACCGCGCTAAAGCGTGAGTGGGACAGTCTTCACGCCGTCGCGCGTAACATCAGCAATTCTTCTAAGCCCGAGATCGATGGGTTCATGGATGCTGTGGCCCAAACCGGCGGTCAGGTCGCTTGGTCGGGTTTTGCCGATTTGGGGGGAAAGATCGTATCGGGATCCAACCGCCTGCGAGAAGGGCAAGATGTGAACGAGCGCCGTTGGTTCCGCGAAGGTCTGCGTCAGCCAAACGTCGGGAATGTTTTTACCAGCAGCTCGCTCGAACCAGATGACAACGACCGCAAGCAACGGCTGCTCAACCTTTCGACGCCGGTTTTCGATGAACAGACAGGTGAGGTGACGGGCGTCGTCACCTACAGCCTGCGTATGGCATGGGTACAGTCCTTTCTGACGCGTGCCCGCGAGCGGTTGAATATCGACGTGGTGGTGCAAAACCGCGAAGGTGAGACAATCGTGGATACCCGCGACACGGCCCGCGAATTGCCCGAGGCTGCCGTGGCGCAGGCAAGTTTAGGACAGGATTTGCCCGGAACGTTCCAATTGCTTGACCAAGCCGACGGGCTCTATGCCTTTTCGCCCAACTTCGTCAGCGATGAACTGCCTGATTTCGGTTGGCGTGTCTTTGCTGTTCTGGATCCGAGTAAGTTGATCAATGGGGTGCCGCAGTTGCTGCAAAGCTCGGTTATAGCGGTTTCCATCGCCGCGATCTTTGTCCTGATTGCGACATTAACCGTCGCGCGGGTGGTGCTGCGCCCGTTGGAAGATTTGGTCACCACCGCAACGGGGATGGCGGAAGCTGAGTTTAGCTACCCGCGGGAGAGCCGGAGTTCGCGCGAAGCCGTTGATTTGTCGCGGGCCTTGGCCCGCATTCAAGCGACCTTGGCCCTGAACCAGCAAGCCACGGCAGACGGCCCCCCTTCGCTTCGATTGCTGGAGAACAATGCAGACGTGACGCCTATCAAAGATGGCGATCCGAGTGATATGACTTCGGACCAAACATGGAAGCAAAACCCAACGAGGCGTAAATCTTGAGCGATACGACAAACCCGAGGCAGCCGGCCCTCCAGACGCTATTGATCACCAGCACACTCTTCTTTTTCGCCACCAGCGCTCGGGCGGATGGCACGTTTTTCCAACTTGATCTGGCACCAAATGCGTCTGACGCAGTGCTGGGCGCGACGCGTGGCAAAATGAGTTTCGGTGCAAACTATTCCACTTTTGAGAGCGGCTGGAGCGTGGGCGCTTATGCGACCCGCGATTTCACCATTGAAAACGTGGCGACCATCAAGATTGGTCCGAGCATAGGCAACAGTGATGCGTCCAACGGTCTGGATTTTGGTGCGAAACTCATCGTCGAGCGTTATCAGCCGACAGACTTCGGCTTTGTCTTCATGTCCGGTCAGTTCAACACCATTGAGAACGACTGGTTTGCCCTTGCCCAGATTGGCAATGGGAAGAGCTTGTCTGTCGACCTAGCTGCGGGTGGGAGCGACACTTACTCTGAGCAGTCCATCGCGGTGAACTACCGTTTGGATGACGGTCCGACGAGCCTGCGCGGAGGCTACCGCTTTGACGCGCAGGAGGTCTTTATCGGGATGTCGGTCAACACCTACTGATCCACTTAGTCGCGCCGAGGTCCGATGCTGCGGAAGATGTCTCTGGCAAGACTCCTCAGTTTGACCTCGGTCACCCCCGGCTCAAGGCCGTCCGCGTAGAATTTCACGAAAAAGGCCTCGCGCTGAGCTTCTGTCGGTAAAAGCTGTAGGCGCAGTCCGTCGGCGACTTCGGCAATCGCATAGGTTTCGATCCGTCCCGGAATGTCGTCAATCACCAGATGCCCCCGCGTCTGGGGCGGGATTTGCAGACCGCGAATGCGCACTGTGTCCATCGTCAGCGATGTGATCCAAAGCTCATGCTGGCGTCCGTCAGTCGAGAATACCGCGCGCTCTGGCCTGTCGCTGACGTGAAGCTCCCGGCGCGGGCGTTCAATGCAAGCCAGACAGGTCACCGCCAGCACCAGCAGATTATACAGGCTCCAGAACAGGATGACCCATTTGCCGTCTCCGGCAGAAAAGGTCGCGAATTGGTCGAAGGCGATGCCGAAAAGCAGCCCCCCCAGCGTCAGGATGAACCCGATTAGGAAGGGCATCATCAGGTGCCATTGCACCACGACCTTCGAGCGGTCACCGCCCTTTGCCGTCACCGAAAAGGGGTGCCCGTGGGGTTTGACCAACCCGGTAAAGGCCGCACGGCTGATCGGGATCGCCCCCAAAAGCTGGCTCACGTCGTTTAGGATCGGCACCACCATGCCTCGGGTCAAGAAGTTCAGGGTGAGCAAGATCCAAAAATAATAGGCGCCGAAATAGCTCAAGACATCGGGCAGGCGCGCGTCGACCACGATGATGTCAAAGAACCAATAGAGCAGTGGAAAGATGATGGCGGCGATGCGGAAGGGATAAGTGGTGGTCCAGAACAGGATCGAGTCCAGCACGCTCCACCGATCGCGCAGACGCAGGTTGTTGGATGACAGCGGCCCGAGCGAGGAGCGTGCGATTTGCATCAGTCCAAGGCACCAGCGCGCGCGTTGGGTGACATATTCCTTCAATCCCTCAGGCGCGAGCCCTTCGGACAGGGGTTCCGCCAGATAAACAGAGCGCCAGCCCGCGTTTTGTAACGCCAGTGTCAGCATGAAATCTTCGGTCACGGATTCGGTGTAAAACCCGCCAATTTCGCGCAGCGCGGTCCAGCGGCAAACCGAAGAGGTGCCACAGCAAAAGGCAATGCCCCAGCCATCGCGGGAAGGCTGCATGTGATCAAAGAAGAACCTCTGTTCGTCCGGGTAGGACCGACCGAGGTTAAAGTTATGCTGGATCGGGTCTTGGTTAAAAAAGTGCTGCGGCGTCTGAACCAGACCGACCTCGGGATCGTGGAACAGGGCCAAGGAGCGCGACAAAAAACCCCGGTGCGGCACGAAGTCCGCATCGAGCACAGCGACAAAATCAGGCGCCACAGTATCTTCCGCCAGACGGTCCAGCGCATGGTTGATGTTGCCTGCCTTTTGTCCCTCATTGGTAGGCCGCCGGATATAGCGCACCTCCAGTTCGGCGCAGAATTCCCGGAGCCAGTCCCGGCGATTGTCATCGCAAACAATGATCTCCTTGCTTCGGTGCCGTAGGAACTTTGCCCCGACAATGGTCCGCTCAAGGATTTCCTTGTCCTCATTGTAGGTCGCAATCAGGATCGCAACCCGTGGCTCCTCATTGCCCCACCATTCTGCATGGGCATCGGCCTCTTTGCTGCGCAGCTTGTAGCGCGAGAGGATCAGAAAGGCGCTGAGTGAGCCCAGCACTGAAAAGGTCTCCAACCCGAAGAGGAGCCAGCTTCCCATCATATCGAGGCTGAAGTCAGCTGGAGCAAGCGTCTGCGTGGCGCGCCACCACATGTAGCGCAGCGCCAAAACACCCGCGACGCTAAGCAGTACGGCCCGATGCCAACGTCGTTGCGGATCAACGACCAAGGGCATCAGTGACCCCACGCCGATCACCAGCAGCAAATGCATGGTGGCAGAGCCGATCTCGCCGAGATGCGGAAAGGGCAGCATCAGTTCAGCAGTGCCCGAAACCAGTTGAGGGGCCGCTCATCAAAGAAAGCGCGCCCGGTGCGTCCGATCGAGCAGCCGCGTTCGTGGTCGGCGGTTAGTTCCGGTACCAAAAGCGCCACGTCGTAGCGCTCCAAATGTTTTTCCGACGGCGCTACGGCCAAATTCTGATAAATCGTCGCCGCACCGGCTCCGGCGAGACGCGCCACGGTCCCCTCCATCACTTTCTCACGCCCGGTCAGACGAAAGGAGGCAGCATCGCCGATTTGCAGCGAGTTGAAGACCCGCTCCGTGACAGACAGGGACACAAATGTCGCATCGCAATTGACCAGTCGCAGGATCGGGTCGCCCCGCTGTACGTTGATCCCATCGGCTTGCAGGATCTCCCAATAGATCCCGTTGACCGGAGAGGCGATTTCTCCCCCGCCCGCGGCATTCACCCGCAGATTTTCGCGCTGGCTGCGTGCAGTAAGTGTTTCAAGCCGCGCTTGTGCTTCCCCAAGACTGTTCTCAAGCTGCGAGATCACAGTTTCTAACTCGGTCGCGCGCTGCTCTGCATTTGGTGAGTCGTTGTAGCCGTCGCCGAGGAAAACCCCGGCCTTTGCCGTCTCAAGGGCGATCGCCAGCACTTCGACCCGTTCCCGCGCGTGGTCGAGAATTAGCGGCGCCAGCCCCGGCTCCATTGGAACGCGGTTGGGCAGTTCACCAACCAGTGACAAGACTTCCTGATCTGCCTCCTCCGGCAGTTCGCCTCCCTCTAAAACGGTTAACCGAAAGCGGGCATGTTCAAGCCGGGTGCGCAGTTCTTTCACCCGGGCCTCACGAAAGGTCGCGGCGCGGTTCATCAGGCTGTCGCGCAACGAACGGGTGCTTTCGAGGTCAGCCTCAAGCCGGGCAATCTCTCCCTCAATGAACCCTTGTTCCATGCGCAGATCGTTTAGACGCACCGTGTCGACGAGCGGGTCATCCACGGTGGCTATGGTCTCCCCTTTTTGCACACGCGCACCGAAGGGCGTGTCGGGCAGGCTAAGGTCTCCGGCCGTATTTGCCCGGATGGTCACAACGGGTGCATTGACAAAGGCGTTTGCACTGGCCCCCGCCATTTGCTCGGCGATGATCACCCATAGTGCAACCGCGATGAGTACGATGCTGAGGATCAGGCGTAGCAACTTCATGCGTTATCTCCAGTATAACCAATATTCTACGTTGGATTGTATTTTTGCTGCAGCCGCAAGGCGACTTCGACCAACTCGCAGCAAATTGAATCTTAAGATGAGAAAGTGGCGATTATATGCCTTCGCGCCATGCAATTTGCGCCAAAAGCGCAAGCGTGTCAGCGTAATAGCCTTGACCGGGGCGTGGCTGTGCCGGGGATTTTCCGGCGGCAATATCGGCCACGGCACGAAAACCCGCCGCGTCGCTTTGCGCTAACAACTGACCCGATGGGGCGGTAACGGTCGCGACATGCTCGGCTAAGGTCGCGCTCGCGAAAAGGGTGCTGGCGGCCCCTAATGCCGGATGGTCATGGCGTCCTGACCAGAACAAATAGAGCGGTATGCGCAGCGCGTCCCAGCCAAAGGCGTTGGACAAGTCTGTTGCTGCTTTTATGCCGCTCGGGGTGACATCGATCCAATCCCGCAGGGCTGCGGGATCACGCAACAACTGTTCGCCATGCGCGGCAGTGCGCAGCAGATCAACCTGTCCAAAAGCTTCCCCCAGTTCGATCAGAGCACGACTCATGTAATAAAAGGGGTTCACGATCACCGACTGGTCGGTTGCCGTCGTATGGCTGGCTGGTTTGAGCAATAACTCACTCGGCACCCGAGGGTCAGGCGCGAGACAGGTCTCAATAAGTCCGCGACAGATTTGCGAGGCCTCACCCTCATATTCGCCCCATCCGGAATCTCGCGTGGCACGCAGCAGCGCCCAAGCGCGCAGCAGGTCACCGTCCGTGGCGTTTCTAAGATCGGCCTCGTTGCCTTGCCACTTCCATGCCATCAGCCCGTCAGGCCGGGTCGCGAGCTTACTCTGGGTCCATGCCTCGATACGTCTGAACGCGTCCCGATCCCCAAAGGCCTGCGCAAGAAGCAGGCCATATGCTTGCCCTTCGGAATGGCTGATATCGTCGTTGCCTTCGTCGATGACCCGGCCAGCCTCGTTTAGGTGCGCCGCTTTCCAGGCGCTCCAAGTGTCCAACTGCCGATCTTGCCCCCACCCAGACGAAGCCACGGCGATGCAGGGTAGCGTCACAAGCAACCTACGCCTATTCATCGCTCACCTTGTTACGGTGGAACATCTATTCCTGAACCCTGCTAAATTCCCCGTTTAGTATCGGTTAGGTAGGCTCCTGGGTAAAGAGCATCAATGGCACCTTCCGGAACGCTGCGATGCAGCGTCTACTCTCCCTCCCGCGGCCAGCTTGGGCTCAAGACCAACCTTAGCTGCGCGTTGTCTTAAGGACCGCTCTGGGTCGTTTCCTTAAACTCCAACAAGATGGGAAATCTTGGCATTTGCGGCATTATTCACTGAGGGTGCCGCATGTTCCCGGCGGTAATATGTTCATACGGCGCCGGTGATGCCCAATCTCCCCACCGTGCAAAGATCATCGCGCTGCGGATCGGAAACGTAGCACGAATGCGGGATCGAAGTTAGCATGCATCTGCATAGGCACGGGTTGCATCAGCGGTCTGTCAAACTGGGCCGAAGCATTCGGGTCCGAAGATTGCGACCTTATTTGGGGATAGATACTGTTTTGATGGGCAAGCTGTAGTGTGCACAGAACACCATGATGCCGAAGCGATGTTTCAATCAATCGTCGACAACAGTCCGTTCGGCGTTTGGGTCGTGGATCAGGACGGCCTGGTCGTCTTTAGCAATCGAAGCGCAGAGGCCTTATTGCTGCACAGATGGACGAAAACCACCGGCGCACAAATCGCTGAATTGTTACCGGCTTTGTCGGTGTCTAACGGCGGGCTGACCATCACCGACCTTAAGATCGGGGACTTCGAAAATATCATCTCCCTCCCATCGGATGACGATGCGCGCTACGGGGAAGTAAACCTGAGCCAGTTTAAGGACGCTGAGGGTCGGCCATTTACAATCGTGAACGTCAACGAAATCACGAGTCGCGTCAAATCTTGGTATGCGTTGAGAGATCAGGAAGAACGCTGGAACCTGGCGCTTGAGGGAAGCCAAATTGGCGTGTTTGAGTCGGACCTTCGCACAGGCGCGGGCCGTGCATCTGACGCTTGGTATCAACTGCTCGGCATATGCGATGCGAACGGAAAAGATTCCGATCGCGAGTGGCGCGAACGGATCCATCCGGACGACCGGGAAGAGGTGGAAGCACTTGACGCCGAATGCATCGCAGGGCGCGTTGAACGATCAGAAGCCAAGTTTCGGATGCGCGTTGGCGACAACGATTGGCGCTGGATGCGGTCCATTCTTCGAGTGACGGAACGAGATGAGCAGGGCGATCCAGTGCGCGTGCTCGGCACGATGATTGACACCACCCCGCTCGAAACCGCACTGGCGCTGGCGGAGGCCCGCAGGGCGGGCTTGGAGGTGCTGGTGTCCAACGCGCCGGTTGCCATGGCCGTCATGTCTCTTGATGGGACGTTCTTGCTGTTGAACGATCCGTGTTATTCGCTGTTCGGCTATGCCGCCGGGCAGCTTGAGCGAAAGAACCTTTGGCAGCTTTCCGGGCAGAAGACGCTGGAAAACCTTAAGGCTGAAGTTGAGGCGCTTTTCAACGGAGACAGCAGCATTTCCCGCGTTGAGGAGAAATACGTACGGCCCAACGGTGAAGTTATTGATATTGCGATCAGAATATCGATCTATCGCCCGGAGCGAGTCAGCGACAGCCGTCTCATCGTTCAAATGGTCGACATCACCGAGACCAAGAGGTTGGAGGCCCTGAAGAATGATTTCGTGGCCACGGTCAGTCACGAATTGCGCACCCCGCTCGCCTCGGTTCATGGTGCCCTGCGCCTGCTCGCCGGGGTTATCGGAGAGGGCGCGCCCGAACAGGTGGACAAGCTTTTGGGGATGGCCAGCAGAAACAGCGAGCGGTTGACCCAAGTGGTCAATGATCTGCTCGACTTCCAAAAGCTTACGGCAGGGCATTTCTCGGTCGAGATCACACAGGTCGATGCCGTAGATATCGTCCAGCAAACCGTCGTCGACAATGAGCCCTTCGCGAACAAGTTCAGCGTATCTGTCTTGGTGGATGCGCCGGAACATCCCGTCATCATCCATGCCGACGCCCAACGTTTAAAGCAGGTGCTCACCAACCTTCTCTCAAATGCGGCCAAATTCTCTGACTGCGGTACGACGGTCGACGTCAAAGCAGGGATCGATGAAGAGGCATTCCTGATTTCCGTAACCAATAGGGGTCGCGGTATTTCCCCTGAGTTCGGCAAACGGCTTTTTGAGCCTTTTTCGCAACAGGCCGAACATCTGACCCGTGATCGAGAGGGCACTGGTCTGGGGCTGGCAATCTCAAAAGAGCTGGTCGAAAATATGGGCGGTGCAATCGGCTACAGCTCACAAATCAATGTGCAGACCACGTTCTGGGTTCGGCTTCCTCTGGCTTTGCCGACTGGCGCAAGCGCAAGACCCCGCCCATCAGGATCAATAGAGGCCCCGTCATCTCCAACATCCAGTTCACCCGAACGGAATGGAACGACATATTGATCACCCGATCCATGTGATGGAACCCGGCCGCCCGCATCGCTACGAACCCCAGCACAAAGACCAGACCGGTGAGCGCCAGTCCATTCCGCCGCAGCGTGCCGCGCAGGCTGATAGAGACCGCCGCAAAGAGGGTCAGGACCAGAACGAATACCCCCAAGAGGAACCCGATCTGCACAGGGCGCCGGGTCTCATACCAGCCTTGAAGCTGCGCCATGCAGCGGGCGGCATCGGTCAGCAAGGTCTGCAAGTCCAATTGTTTGTTGACCGCCAAGAGCAGCAAGATCAGCCCCAAAAGCCCCCAGAACGCCCGCTCCCGCCCCCGCGAAGGGGCTGGAAAGGCAGCCTTGAGGGCCACCCGCCAGGACAGCAGCCCCGTACTTATGTAAAGCGCCACAATCAACCACCCGCCCCAGCCTGGATCGCCGAGGCCAATCTGCCAGCTGTCCAATGTACAAGACCAGATCGCGTGCACAGATTTACTGTCCTGTTTTAGAAGAAGTGTTCAAAATTCGGACTCCTGCCATAGTTTCGCCTCAGGGTTGCATTAGCCTATTGAGAGCGATTTATATTCAATACGTTTTATTACCCGAGGTTTTTCAAATGAACATATTGGCTGTCGACGACGATCCTATCATTCTAGATTTGATCCGGACAACAGTGCAGCCCCTACGAGAGATCACAGTCACCACGTCATCCTCAAGCTTGGAGGCCTGGGATTTGTTGTCAGCAGGTGCTGCGCATTTTGATTGCCTGCTGCTCGATATCGAGATGCCGGACATTGACGGCATTACCCTATGCCGCCAGATCCGATCCCTGCCAGACCATCTCGACACCCCCATCCTTATGTTGACAAGAAGGACAGATGCCCTCTCCGTGGGGCATGCCTTTGTTGCCGGGGCGACAGACTACGTCACAAAACCCTTTGAGCTGGGCGATCTCAAATCGAGACTGCGGGTGGCAGACCGGATGGTGAAGAGGTCTGACGCCGTCCCCCAGATCCCAGCCCGAGCCTTGCAAAAAATCGGACTGCCAGGCGTGCATTTGTTCAACGAAGACCAGCCGTTGCATATCAAAGATGTCCCCCAGCTTATCGGGCCCTTTTCGCTCGGCGCCTATCTTTCCCAGCTGTCTCGCAGCAGCCTGGACGACTGTCATATTTTTGCAGCCACAATCGATACCTTCCCACAGCTCTATGCCGATGGCTCCACCGCAGAACTGGGCACAGCGATCGTTGCCACTACGAAGATCATTGCCCGCAGTCTTGACTGCCCGCAGCTGCTGATGGCCCACCAAGGCCGCGGGATCTTGCTTTGCGTGATGACCACGGCGCAACCTCCAAACTGGGAGGCCGTCGAAGAGGCCATCCAACGCGAGATTACGCAAATGGACCTGCGGTTTGGCCACAAAGGCAAGATCGCATTTTCTCTTTCGGTCGGCAAACCCATTCAGCCCTATGCCAGCCCCACACAGCGCGTCAAAAAAACCTTCGACCGGGCCATCGCCCGGGTGACGGGCCCGCAAAAACAAAGCTTTGTTGCTTCAGAACCAAAGCTGCGCTCAGCAGCGTTCGCGCAGTAAGGTTTTCCAAAATCGATGTCTACTTAGCGTGTTGGTTTGATCCTGTTTCTGAGAAAAAGGCCAGTATGGACTCTGCACGCAAAAGGCAGGGGCCCCATGAAACAGAAAACCTTTGAAAGCATCCTCAGACGCTTGCAGGGCCTCACGCCTGATCAGGCGGGACCTTTGATGCGATCAGTGCAAGACCTGACAGCTCAGAATGCTGCCCTTGGAGCGGTTGACCAAAACCAAGGGTGGCCATTTGTCCTAAATGTAGTGCTGAGGAGGCGCACGCGGCATCTTCGATCAGCATTGGCGCTCTCCAACCGTATCGGTGAACGGATTTGTCACTCCTGGTATCTTGCCGGTCAGCGGCATGCGAAATACTGATATTGCCGCCCCAGCTCCGCAGTAAAGAGCTTTGCAGGTATCGACGGTATCACTGCGCACGACCATCGACCCGCCTTCTTTCATAAGGGTCATCCGGCAACCATTATATGATGAGGACCAGCCACTACCGCTTCGCTGCGCGGTAAGGGTTTGCGTGCCACAAGCGAAATTTCCTGAGAAAAACAAGAAGTCAAAGCGTAGATTTTGTCCCTGCTCTTGCAGGCCCATAATGCCGGTATCGTTACAATACAGGCCGGTCAATCCAGCGGTTTGAACTGACCTCGGCGCATTTAGATCTGCAATGCGGTTCTGCATGGAGGCCAAGAGACAGCTGCGATCCGAACTGCAAGAGTTCCTCTGGCCGATCCAGGATCTCTGATCTGCAAGGATTGAAGCACTTTTGCTTTTTGAAGCAGATCTGCGGGCGTTCCTGAATGCGTCTGCCATTTGTCGGTCGAGTTTCGAGAGTGCAGCGTCAGCGCAGATCGTTTTTTCAACGGTCGTTGC
This is a stretch of genomic DNA from Sulfitobacter indolifex. It encodes these proteins:
- a CDS encoding cache domain-containing protein; the protein is MRSLQKKPLPRAFFWIATTLIVSVLCAALFVAYTVTQRSNLAQQQLRHDIVLRGADAMGLSFNTALKREWDSLHAVARNISNSSKPEIDGFMDAVAQTGGQVAWSGFADLGGKIVSGSNRLREGQDVNERRWFREGLRQPNVGNVFTSSSLEPDDNDRKQRLLNLSTPVFDEQTGEVTGVVTYSLRMAWVQSFLTRARERLNIDVVVQNREGETIVDTRDTARELPEAAVAQASLGQDLPGTFQLLDQADGLYAFSPNFVSDELPDFGWRVFAVLDPSKLINGVPQLLQSSVIAVSIAAIFVLIATLTVARVVLRPLEDLVTTATGMAEAEFSYPRESRSSREAVDLSRALARIQATLALNQQATADGPPSLRLLENNADVTPIKDGDPSDMTSDQTWKQNPTRRKS
- a CDS encoding glycosyltransferase, whose translation is MLPFPHLGEIGSATMHLLLVIGVGSLMPLVVDPQRRWHRAVLLSVAGVLALRYMWWRATQTLAPADFSLDMMGSWLLFGLETFSVLGSLSAFLILSRYKLRSKEADAHAEWWGNEEPRVAILIATYNEDKEILERTIVGAKFLRHRSKEIIVCDDNRRDWLREFCAELEVRYIRRPTNEGQKAGNINHALDRLAEDTVAPDFVAVLDADFVPHRGFLSRSLALFHDPEVGLVQTPQHFFNQDPIQHNFNLGRSYPDEQRFFFDHMQPSRDGWGIAFCCGTSSVCRWTALREIGGFYTESVTEDFMLTLALQNAGWRSVYLAEPLSEGLAPEGLKEYVTQRARWCLGLMQIARSSLGPLSSNNLRLRDRWSVLDSILFWTTTYPFRIAAIIFPLLYWFFDIIVVDARLPDVLSYFGAYYFWILLTLNFLTRGMVVPILNDVSQLLGAIPISRAAFTGLVKPHGHPFSVTAKGGDRSKVVVQWHLMMPFLIGFILTLGGLLFGIAFDQFATFSAGDGKWVILFWSLYNLLVLAVTCLACIERPRRELHVSDRPERAVFSTDGRQHELWITSLTMDTVRIRGLQIPPQTRGHLVIDDIPGRIETYAIAEVADGLRLQLLPTEAQREAFFVKFYADGLEPGVTEVKLRSLARDIFRSIGPRRD
- a CDS encoding HlyD family efflux transporter periplasmic adaptor subunit, which translates into the protein MKLLRLILSIVLIAVALWVIIAEQMAGASANAFVNAPVVTIRANTAGDLSLPDTPFGARVQKGETIATVDDPLVDTVRLNDLRMEQGFIEGEIARLEADLESTRSLRDSLMNRAATFREARVKELRTRLEHARFRLTVLEGGELPEEADQEVLSLVGELPNRVPMEPGLAPLILDHARERVEVLAIALETAKAGVFLGDGYNDSPNAEQRATELETVISQLENSLGEAQARLETLTARSQRENLRVNAAGGGEIASPVNGIYWEILQADGINVQRGDPILRLVNCDATFVSLSVTERVFNSLQIGDAASFRLTGREKVMEGTVARLAGAGAATIYQNLAVAPSEKHLERYDVALLVPELTADHERGCSIGRTGRAFFDERPLNWFRALLN
- a CDS encoding glycosyl hydrolase family 8 gives rise to the protein MNRRRLLVTLPCIAVASSGWGQDRQLDTWSAWKAAHLNEAGRVIDEGNDDISHSEGQAYGLLLAQAFGDRDAFRRIEAWTQSKLATRPDGLMAWKWQGNEADLRNATDGDLLRAWALLRATRDSGWGEYEGEASQICRGLIETCLAPDPRVPSELLLKPASHTTATDQSVIVNPFYYMSRALIELGEAFGQVDLLRTAAHGEQLLRDPAALRDWIDVTPSGIKAATDLSNAFGWDALRIPLYLFWSGRHDHPALGAASTLFASATLAEHVATVTAPSGQLLAQSDAAGFRAVADIAAGKSPAQPRPGQGYYADTLALLAQIAWREGI
- a CDS encoding PAS domain S-box protein gives rise to the protein MCTEHHDAEAMFQSIVDNSPFGVWVVDQDGLVVFSNRSAEALLLHRWTKTTGAQIAELLPALSVSNGGLTITDLKIGDFENIISLPSDDDARYGEVNLSQFKDAEGRPFTIVNVNEITSRVKSWYALRDQEERWNLALEGSQIGVFESDLRTGAGRASDAWYQLLGICDANGKDSDREWRERIHPDDREEVEALDAECIAGRVERSEAKFRMRVGDNDWRWMRSILRVTERDEQGDPVRVLGTMIDTTPLETALALAEARRAGLEVLVSNAPVAMAVMSLDGTFLLLNDPCYSLFGYAAGQLERKNLWQLSGQKTLENLKAEVEALFNGDSSISRVEEKYVRPNGEVIDIAIRISIYRPERVSDSRLIVQMVDITETKRLEALKNDFVATVSHELRTPLASVHGALRLLAGVIGEGAPEQVDKLLGMASRNSERLTQVVNDLLDFQKLTAGHFSVEITQVDAVDIVQQTVVDNEPFANKFSVSVLVDAPEHPVIIHADAQRLKQVLTNLLSNAAKFSDCGTTVDVKAGIDEEAFLISVTNRGRGISPEFGKRLFEPFSQQAEHLTRDREGTGLGLAISKELVENMGGAIGYSSQINVQTTFWVRLPLALPTGASARPRPSGSIEAPSSPTSSSPERNGTTY